TCTGGGAGTGATTGAGCAGGGGGGCGGTAAAAAGAGCCTGGAGAAGGTACGGCAGCGGGGAAAGCTCACCGCAAGAGAACGTATCGCTTACCTGATCGATAAAGACACCCCCTTTACTGAAATAGGAGCTTTTGCCGCCTGGGAGATGTACCCCGAACACGGTGGTTGCCCCGCTGCCGGTACCGTTGGAGGGATCGGATATGTAAGCGGCAGACAGTGCATGATTGTGGCTAATGACATGACCGTAAAGGCAGGAGCCTGGTTTCCGATGACCGGCAAGAAAAACCTCCGTCTGCAGGAAATCGCCATGGAGAACCGCTTGCCCGTGATCTACCTCGTAGACAGTGCAGGGGTATTTCTGCCGATGCAGGATGAGATATTCCCCGACAAAGAACATTTTGGGCGCATCTTCCGGAACAACGCCCGTATGAGCGCCATGGGTATCACCCAGATCGCCGCCGTGATGGGAAGCTGTGTGGCGGGAGGCGCCTATCTGCCTATCATGAGCGATGAAGTATTGATGGTAGAAGGCAATGGCTCTATTTTCCTCGCAGGCCCGTATCTTGTGAAGGCGGCCATTGGGGAAGACGTTGATGCGGAAACGTTAGGAGGCGCTGTTACTCATACAGAAATTTCCGGCATAGCCGACTATAAATTCAAATCAGACGAAGACTGCCTCGATCAGGTGAAACGCATCGTTGCAAAAATCGGGCATCAGCCGCAGGCCGGCTTCGACAGAATCACTCCTGTGCTCCCGGCTAAGGATCCTGTAGAACTCGACAGCATCCTTCCTGCTGATAGTTCCCGGCCATACGATATGCTCGAAATCATAGAGCGACTGGTAGATGGTTCTGCCTTTGATCAGTACAAACAGGATTATGGCAAAAGCATTATCTGTGGCTATGGCCGCATCGACGGATGGGCAGTAGGTATTGTTGCCAATCAGCGCAAAATAGTGAAGAGCCGCAAAGGTGAAATGCAGATGGGAGGCGTTATTTACAACGACAGTGCCGACAAAGCCGCCCGCTTTATTATGAACTGCAATCAGAAGAAGATCCCGCTGGTATTCCTGCAGGACGTAACCGGCTTTATGGTGGGCAGCAGGAGTGAGCACTCCGGCATCATCAAAGACGGTGCTAAACTGGTGAATGCAGTCGCCAACTCAGTGGTACCCAAGATCACTATTGTTATTGGTAATTCCTATGGCGCCGGCAATTACGCTATGTGTGGAAAAGCCTACGACCCCCGTTTCATCTATGCCTGGCCTTCTGCTAAGATCGCTGTAATGGGCGGAGAACAGGCCGCTAAAACCCTGCTGCAGATA
The genomic region above belongs to Chitinophaga sp. 180180018-3 and contains:
- a CDS encoding acyl-CoA carboxylase subunit beta; its protein translation is MNQQQLETNKNEDTMRRAISTMKQRLGVIEQGGGKKSLEKVRQRGKLTARERIAYLIDKDTPFTEIGAFAAWEMYPEHGGCPAAGTVGGIGYVSGRQCMIVANDMTVKAGAWFPMTGKKNLRLQEIAMENRLPVIYLVDSAGVFLPMQDEIFPDKEHFGRIFRNNARMSAMGITQIAAVMGSCVAGGAYLPIMSDEVLMVEGNGSIFLAGPYLVKAAIGEDVDAETLGGAVTHTEISGIADYKFKSDEDCLDQVKRIVAKIGHQPQAGFDRITPVLPAKDPVELDSILPADSSRPYDMLEIIERLVDGSAFDQYKQDYGKSIICGYGRIDGWAVGIVANQRKIVKSRKGEMQMGGVIYNDSADKAARFIMNCNQKKIPLVFLQDVTGFMVGSRSEHSGIIKDGAKLVNAVANSVVPKITIVIGNSYGAGNYAMCGKAYDPRFIYAWPSAKIAVMGGEQAAKTLLQIQVAGLKAKGQEISPEEEARLLKEITDKYNAQTTPYYAAARLWVDDIIAPTDTRSRISEGIKAANNARVEEVLNVGVIQV